A stretch of the Desulfobacter sp. genome encodes the following:
- a CDS encoding 2-hydroxyacyl-CoA dehydratase has product MIESYEPMWKDLGLDLEAHDALLTVLGTAYTDIYLAQENRPEGMAYFDFVMSEVHGLRIKELLDEKKAGRKIIGSYCVFVPEEIVLAANATLVGLCSGADFAMDAVEKYLPRNTCALIKSAMGFKLGKVCPYLEAADMVVGENTCDGKKKAYESMNDLMDNLYIMDLPQIKTDQGRILLKSEYNRFKTAVEELTGTCITKESLGAAIEQVNAKRSALHRLAKIRSAKPSPISGLDALLVNQVAFYDNPDRFTQSLNTICDELEKRIEKKQGGSGPGIPRVLISGCPMAVPNWKLPWIIESSGAVIVGEESCVGERGCRNLTDVSGTTVDALMDAITDRYFGVDCAIFTPNQERLDHILEMAQRYGADGVIHYGLQFCQPYTMEAIPVEKALEEKGLPCLRLETDYGMEDVEPIKTRVEAFVEQLGDSDRV; this is encoded by the coding sequence ATGATAGAATCCTATGAACCCATGTGGAAGGACCTTGGACTGGATCTTGAGGCCCATGACGCCCTGCTCACTGTTTTGGGAACGGCCTATACCGATATTTACCTGGCCCAGGAAAACCGGCCCGAAGGCATGGCTTATTTTGATTTTGTCATGTCCGAGGTGCATGGTCTGAGAATCAAGGAATTGTTGGATGAAAAAAAGGCGGGCCGGAAAATTATCGGCTCCTATTGCGTGTTTGTGCCAGAAGAGATCGTTCTTGCGGCCAATGCCACCCTGGTGGGGCTGTGCTCCGGTGCTGATTTTGCCATGGATGCCGTGGAAAAGTACCTGCCCAGAAATACCTGCGCTTTGATCAAATCCGCCATGGGGTTTAAACTGGGAAAGGTCTGTCCCTATCTTGAAGCCGCAGACATGGTGGTGGGGGAAAACACCTGTGACGGCAAGAAAAAAGCATATGAATCCATGAACGACCTCATGGACAATCTGTATATCATGGACCTGCCCCAGATAAAAACAGACCAGGGCAGAATTCTTTTAAAATCGGAATACAACCGGTTTAAAACTGCTGTGGAAGAACTGACCGGGACTTGCATTACAAAAGAGTCCCTTGGGGCCGCCATCGAACAGGTGAATGCCAAGCGGTCTGCCCTTCATCGCCTGGCAAAGATTAGAAGCGCTAAGCCTTCTCCCATATCCGGCCTGGATGCCCTGCTGGTAAACCAGGTGGCCTTCTATGACAATCCGGACCGGTTTACCCAGTCGTTGAACACGATCTGTGATGAATTGGAAAAACGCATTGAAAAAAAACAAGGTGGTTCCGGCCCCGGGATTCCCCGGGTGCTCATCTCCGGATGTCCCATGGCGGTGCCCAATTGGAAGCTGCCCTGGATCATAGAATCTTCAGGTGCCGTGATTGTGGGGGAAGAATCCTGTGTGGGCGAGCGGGGATGCCGAAACCTTACAGATGTTTCCGGCACTACGGTAGATGCCCTGATGGATGCCATAACCGACCGGTATTTTGGGGTGGACTGCGCCATTTTTACCCCGAATCAAGAACGGCTGGATCACATCCTTGAAATGGCCCAACGCTATGGGGCAGACGGGGTGATTCATTACGGCCTTCAATTTTGCCAGCCCTATACCATGGAAGCCATTCCCGTGGAAAAGGCATTGGAAGAAAAGGGGCTGCCCTGCCTGAGACTTGAAACAGACTATGGCATGGAAGATGTCGAGCCCATAAAAACAAGGGTAGAAGCCTTCGTGGAACAGCTGGGAGATTCTGACCGGGTATGA
- a CDS encoding HAMP domain-containing protein, with protein MFLSPGTRFSDEPDIIVSRESGKKVFVISVPLRKGGKIVGVLAGAVNVSGFSSFFIHDFELGQEGFAYLAQEDGLVVSVSDPSIPLTWIGIHEFGQTILATGKGSIVFDYIQRQWLSAYETLENKKWIFVVTQSLDEAFLAAQKIGWYTGVIGLVSLVLIGVVVVYFFRKLVYERFDRMLDAIGKVERGDLDVRITGGDENDEIGALSKAFNRMADRLKTTLSSLHGEIQVRKKIEASLARHRDTLEVSVAQRTSELVSLQNYLEDVINSMPSIIVGVTHEMEITQWNLKADAITGISGKRARGSLFQDRFPHLKWMAKEMADAVGDKKVFFKARVARPDDKRPGYEDITLYPLMAKDMKGAVIRIDDVTEQAALEASMIQTEKMFSLGGLAAGMAHEINNPLAGIIQNLQVMKNRISPELPKNRETAEELGLDLNLFENYMEKRGMFRLMDSAVMAGGRAASIVDNMLSFSRQESAHLSEIHLPDLVDQAIELAYNDYSLKKKHDFKNIKIIRNYAAKDLRIKGHPSMLQQVFFNLLKNGAQAMGAPPCPGILSSPFPLTLRTAWRLFMLQIMGRAWIKRSVKGYLNLFIPQRRSGTVQGLVFLSLTLSLLKTTVVPLTWCQTLEKAVLL; from the coding sequence ATGTTTCTCAGTCCAGGTACGCGATTTTCTGATGAACCTGATATTATTGTCTCACGGGAGTCCGGAAAAAAGGTCTTTGTGATCTCAGTCCCCCTGAGAAAGGGGGGGAAGATTGTGGGGGTTCTGGCCGGCGCCGTCAATGTTTCCGGGTTCAGTTCTTTTTTTATCCATGATTTTGAGCTGGGCCAGGAGGGATTTGCCTATTTGGCCCAGGAAGACGGTCTGGTCGTGTCGGTCTCAGATCCTTCCATTCCCCTGACCTGGATTGGTATCCATGAGTTCGGACAAACGATTCTGGCCACAGGCAAGGGGTCCATTGTCTTTGATTATATCCAAAGGCAATGGCTATCCGCCTATGAGACCCTGGAAAATAAAAAATGGATTTTTGTGGTGACCCAGTCTCTGGATGAAGCCTTTCTGGCAGCCCAGAAGATCGGCTGGTACACCGGGGTCATTGGGTTGGTCTCTTTGGTTCTCATTGGGGTGGTGGTGGTTTATTTTTTCAGAAAATTGGTTTATGAACGGTTTGACCGGATGCTGGATGCCATTGGCAAGGTGGAGAGAGGAGACCTGGATGTCAGAATCACAGGCGGAGATGAAAATGATGAAATCGGCGCCCTGTCCAAGGCCTTTAACCGGATGGCAGACCGGCTTAAAACCACATTGTCCAGCCTCCATGGAGAAATCCAGGTCCGGAAAAAAATAGAAGCCTCCCTGGCCAGGCACAGGGATACGCTGGAGGTCTCCGTGGCCCAAAGGACATCAGAACTGGTTTCCCTTCAGAATTATCTTGAAGATGTGATCAATTCCATGCCCTCGATCATTGTGGGCGTCACCCATGAAATGGAAATCACCCAATGGAACCTCAAGGCAGATGCGATTACGGGGATTTCAGGAAAGCGTGCCAGGGGCAGCTTGTTCCAGGACAGGTTTCCCCATCTCAAATGGATGGCCAAAGAGATGGCAGATGCCGTGGGGGATAAAAAGGTTTTTTTTAAAGCCCGGGTGGCAAGGCCGGATGACAAAAGGCCCGGGTACGAAGATATTACCCTCTATCCCCTGATGGCCAAGGATATGAAAGGGGCCGTGATTCGCATTGACGATGTGACCGAACAGGCAGCATTGGAGGCGAGCATGATCCAGACGGAAAAAATGTTTTCCCTGGGCGGACTTGCCGCGGGCATGGCCCATGAGATCAACAATCCCCTTGCCGGGATTATTCAAAATCTCCAGGTGATGAAAAACAGGATTTCTCCTGAGTTGCCCAAAAATCGTGAAACAGCAGAAGAGCTGGGCCTGGATTTAAACCTGTTTGAAAATTATATGGAAAAACGCGGGATGTTCAGGCTCATGGACTCTGCTGTCATGGCCGGGGGCAGGGCTGCTTCAATTGTGGACAACATGCTTTCGTTCAGCCGCCAGGAGTCTGCCCATCTGTCTGAGATCCACCTTCCCGACCTTGTGGACCAGGCCATTGAGCTGGCCTATAATGATTATTCTTTGAAAAAAAAGCATGATTTTAAAAATATTAAAATCATCCGCAATTATGCTGCCAAGGATTTAAGGATCAAGGGGCATCCGTCCATGCTCCAGCAGGTCTTTTTCAATCTTTTGAAAAACGGCGCCCAGGCCATGGGTGCCCCCCCCTGTCCCGGAATCCTGAGTTCACCATTTCCATTGACCTTAAGGACCGCATGGCGGTTATTCATGTTGCAGATAATGGGCCGGGCATGGATAAAAAGGTCCGTCAAAGGATATTTGAACCTTTTTATACCACAAAGGAGATCGGGGACGGTACAGGGCTTGGTCTTTCTGTCTCTTACTTTATCATTGCTGAAAACCACGGTGGTACCATTGACGTGGTGTCAGACCCTGGAAAAGGCTGTACTTTTGTAA
- a CDS encoding 2-hydroxyacyl-CoA dehydratase, whose product MKNNDQDAIKKPLPYLLFDDVYLKKIENRGYEQAVALSAGGNKVVGTYCAFTPKEIVAAAGGIPVSLCAGSEDSFTAAEAHLPPVLCPLIKSSYGHALADTCPYFHMADFLLADATCDGKKKDV is encoded by the coding sequence ATGAAGAACAATGATCAAGACGCCATTAAAAAGCCCTTGCCCTATCTTTTGTTTGACGATGTTTATTTAAAAAAGATTGAGAACAGGGGGTATGAACAGGCCGTGGCCTTGAGTGCTGGGGGAAATAAAGTTGTGGGCACCTATTGTGCCTTTACCCCCAAAGAGATTGTGGCGGCTGCCGGCGGCATACCCGTGTCCCTGTGCGCCGGGTCTGAAGATTCTTTTACCGCTGCCGAGGCCCATCTGCCCCCCGTCCTTTGTCCTTTGATAAAATCCAGTTACGGCCATGCCCTGGCAGATACCTGTCCCTATTTTCACATGGCAGACTTTCTTTTGGCCGATGCCACCTGTGACGGGAAAAAAAAAGATGTTTGA
- a CDS encoding 2-hydroxyacyl-CoA dehydratase, translating into MFELLPRLKPLHLLLLPQSPDPEISLGVWKDELFWVKKFLETQMDTRITDEALAQKIRLYNRLRRTVEKVYQMNTGPIPLVYGYEINRITSMAGFECDLEARIQDMAAAMEKIRERVGQDFLNEMKHRPRILLTGCPTTNKKLLHLIEEQGGVVVAMETCNGLKPVGKRVKEGQDPMDSLARKYLDIACACMSPNTRRLDLIGDLIEQYRVDGVIDLTWNACHTYNVESFTLQEAVQDRFDTPYIQILTDYSQNDLGQLATRVQAFLEMIV; encoded by the coding sequence ATGTTTGAACTTTTGCCTCGGCTCAAACCTCTTCATCTGCTGCTGTTGCCCCAGAGTCCGGATCCTGAAATCAGCCTGGGTGTCTGGAAGGATGAATTGTTCTGGGTTAAAAAGTTTTTGGAAACCCAGATGGACACAAGGATCACGGATGAGGCCTTGGCCCAAAAAATCCGGCTCTATAACCGGCTTCGCAGGACTGTGGAAAAGGTGTATCAGATGAATACCGGGCCGATTCCTCTGGTCTACGGATATGAGATTAATAGGATCACCTCCATGGCGGGATTTGAATGCGATCTTGAGGCCAGGATTCAGGACATGGCCGCGGCCATGGAAAAAATCCGTGAGCGGGTCGGCCAGGATTTTCTAAACGAGATGAAACACCGGCCGAGAATACTGCTCACCGGCTGTCCCACCACCAATAAAAAGTTGCTCCACCTCATTGAGGAACAAGGCGGGGTGGTGGTGGCCATGGAGACTTGCAACGGGCTCAAACCCGTGGGGAAAAGGGTGAAAGAGGGCCAGGACCCCATGGACAGCCTGGCCCGGAAATACCTGGACATTGCCTGCGCCTGTATGAGCCCCAATACCCGACGCCTGGACCTTATCGGCGACCTCATTGAGCAATACCGGGTGGACGGGGTCATTGATCTGACCTGGAATGCCTGCCATACTTATAATGTGGAGTCATTCACACTCCAAGAAGCGGTTCAGGACCGGTTTGACACCCCCTATATCCAGATTTTAACGGACTATTCCCAAAATGATCTGGGCCAGCTTGCCACCCGGGTCCAGGCCTTTCTTGAGATGATTGTTTAA
- a CDS encoding 3-hydroxyacyl-ACP dehydratase, producing the protein MTYAGIDIGSRSIELVIIDENGQIAECLKTDTGFNPVAQAQTLIKGRTFEKIMATGYGRGLFEMAFDHAQTVTEIKAHARGVVHEFEDAASILDIGGQDSKAIALNAKGRVIKFEMNDRCAAGTGKFLEIMAKNLGFSLDQFGVAALAANQDLSINSMCTVFAESEVTSLIAQGADRQEIARGLHLSVVKRAAAMIGRVSSQGPIVFSGGVAKNPCIRDLVAEKMNRQVLVPKDPQMMGAMGAALLLLDRG; encoded by the coding sequence ATGACCTATGCTGGGATTGATATTGGATCACGGTCCATTGAATTGGTAATTATCGATGAAAACGGCCAAATAGCTGAATGCCTGAAAACAGATACCGGGTTTAATCCCGTGGCCCAGGCCCAAACACTGATAAAAGGGCGCACCTTTGAAAAGATCATGGCCACAGGGTACGGCAGGGGCCTGTTTGAAATGGCCTTTGACCATGCCCAAACCGTGACCGAGATCAAGGCCCATGCCCGGGGGGTTGTCCATGAGTTTGAGGATGCCGCTTCCATTCTGGATATCGGGGGCCAGGATTCCAAGGCCATTGCCCTGAATGCCAAAGGACGGGTGATTAAGTTTGAAATGAATGACCGGTGCGCCGCAGGCACGGGCAAATTTTTAGAGATCATGGCCAAAAACCTGGGATTTTCACTGGACCAATTCGGTGTGGCTGCCCTGGCTGCAAATCAGGATTTAAGCATTAATTCCATGTGTACGGTTTTTGCCGAATCCGAGGTTACCTCCCTCATTGCCCAGGGCGCAGACCGGCAGGAAATTGCCCGGGGCCTTCATTTAAGCGTTGTTAAAAGGGCCGCCGCCATGATCGGTCGGGTCTCCTCCCAGGGGCCCATTGTTTTTTCAGGAGGGGTGGCCAAAAATCCCTGTATCCGGGATTTGGTGGCAGAAAAAATGAATCGCCAGGTTCTGGTGCCGAAAGATCCCCAGATGATGGGCGCCATGGGGGCGGCCCTTTTGCTTTTGGACAGGGG
- a CDS encoding cytoplasmic protein has protein sequence MNKMVLFAFRGDPLCFIHVLLNSIEMKEKGQEGLIVLEGESVTLVEEMAKPGHFLNTLYQKAKSLNLFYGACRACATKLKAIEAIEKEGIELVGKMSGHPSMTDFTKKGYKIITF, from the coding sequence ATGAATAAAATGGTTTTATTTGCGTTCAGGGGAGATCCCCTCTGCTTTATCCATGTGCTGCTCAACAGTATTGAAATGAAAGAAAAAGGACAGGAGGGGCTCATTGTTCTGGAAGGAGAATCTGTCACGTTGGTGGAAGAAATGGCCAAACCCGGACATTTTTTAAACACCCTTTACCAGAAAGCCAAATCCCTGAACCTGTTTTACGGGGCTTGCAGGGCCTGTGCCACAAAACTCAAGGCTATCGAGGCCATTGAAAAGGAAGGCATTGAGCTGGTTGGTAAAATGTCAGGCCATCCGTCAATGACAGATTTTACAAAAAAAGGATATAAAATTATAACCTTTTAA
- a CDS encoding ISL3 family transposase, with amino-acid sequence MSTSFIYHAFGLRDYFYKTTRFIGGIITFELIPKPEAVKCPECNSRSVTRKGIVTRDLRTIPVGSKPVILRTAIQRIWCSFCQFVRQIKLSFAQEGKSYTRAFERYVLELSQFMTIKDIAIHLRISWDTIKQIQKEDLLRRYRNIPLEKVRQIAIDEISIGKGHKYLTIVMDLESGRILHVGEGKGGEALKSFWTKVKISKAKIKAVSIDMSPAYLSAVIENLSGSAIVFDRFHVVKLFNEKLSDFRRKLYNLLANTGQQKLLKGVRWLLLKNPENLSDDKKEAQRLEEALKINQPLLVVYYMKEELRQIWNQKKKETAEKIVSNWINLANISKIPMLMKFAKTLAVHRQRILSYYDYRISTGPLEGTNNKIKTMKRKAYGYRDSEFFRLKLLDLHNKRYALIG; translated from the coding sequence ATGTCCACAAGCTTCATATACCATGCCTTTGGCCTTCGTGACTACTTTTATAAAACAACGCGTTTCATCGGTGGAATAATCACTTTTGAACTCATACCAAAACCGGAGGCGGTAAAATGCCCGGAATGTAATTCCAGGTCCGTCACCAGGAAAGGGATTGTGACAAGAGATCTCAGAACAATACCGGTAGGTTCAAAACCCGTGATTCTCAGGACGGCTATCCAGAGAATTTGGTGTTCGTTCTGTCAATTTGTCCGGCAAATCAAACTATCCTTTGCCCAGGAGGGGAAAAGCTATACCCGGGCTTTTGAACGGTATGTCTTGGAGTTGTCTCAGTTCATGACAATCAAAGATATTGCCATCCATTTAAGGATCAGCTGGGATACGATAAAGCAGATCCAGAAAGAAGACCTGCTGAGGCGTTATCGAAATATCCCCCTTGAGAAAGTCCGGCAGATTGCCATAGATGAAATTTCCATAGGGAAAGGGCATAAATACTTGACCATCGTGATGGATCTGGAATCCGGTAGAATTCTGCACGTGGGAGAAGGAAAAGGTGGTGAAGCTTTGAAATCTTTTTGGACAAAAGTGAAAATATCGAAAGCAAAAATCAAAGCCGTCAGCATCGATATGTCCCCGGCATACTTGAGTGCTGTTATTGAAAATCTTTCTGGTTCAGCAATTGTCTTTGACAGATTTCATGTTGTTAAATTGTTCAATGAGAAACTGTCGGATTTCAGGCGAAAGCTCTACAACCTTCTTGCCAATACCGGGCAACAAAAACTTCTGAAGGGAGTCCGGTGGCTTTTGTTAAAAAATCCCGAAAACCTCAGTGATGACAAGAAGGAGGCCCAACGGTTAGAAGAAGCATTGAAAATAAATCAGCCGCTATTGGTAGTCTACTACATGAAAGAGGAACTCAGGCAAATATGGAATCAAAAGAAAAAAGAAACAGCTGAAAAGATAGTCAGCAATTGGATCAATCTGGCCAATATTTCCAAAATTCCAATGTTGATGAAATTTGCCAAGACCTTGGCTGTGCACAGGCAAAGAATCCTTTCATACTATGATTACAGGATATCTACAGGTCCTTTAGAAGGGACAAATAACAAGATAAAAACCATGAAACGGAAAGCTTATGGATACAGGGATTCGGAGTTTTTCAGGTTGAAACTTTTGGACCTTCACAATAAAAGGTACGCATTAATCGGATGA